The proteins below come from a single Dasypus novemcinctus isolate mDasNov1 chromosome 22, mDasNov1.1.hap2, whole genome shotgun sequence genomic window:
- the LOC139437312 gene encoding histone H3.1, producing the protein MARTKQTARKSTGGKAPRKQLATKAARKSAPATGGVKKPHRYRPGTVALREIRRYQKSTELLIRKLPFQRLVREIAQDFKTDLRFQSSAVMALQEACEAYLVGLFEDTNLCAIHAKRVTIMPKDIQLARRIRGERA; encoded by the coding sequence ATGGCCCGCACGAAGCAGACGGCCCGCAAGTCGACCGGCGGCAAGGCGCCCCGCAAGCAGCTGGCCACCAAGGCGGCCCGCAAGAGCGCGCCGGCCACGGGCGGCGTCAAGAAGCCGCACCGCTACCGGCCCGGCACCGTGGCGCTGCGCGAGATCCGCCGCTACCAGAAGTCCACCGAGCTGCTGATCCGCAAGCTGCCGTTCCAGCGCCTGGTGCGCGAGATCGCGCAGGACTTCAAGACCGACCTGCGCTTCCAGAGCTCGGCCGTCATGGCGCTGCAGGAGGCGTGCGAGGCCTACCTGGTGGGGCTCTTCGAGGACACCAACCTCTGCGCCATCCACGCCAAGCGCGTCACCATCATGCCCAAGGACATCCAGCTCGCCCGCCGCATCCGCGGCGAGAGGGCGTAA